TTGCACAAGTTGTACAAAGTTTCATGAAATCTTTACCAGCTGTCCCCTTAACGCATCTTGCCGATAGTAAACCGCTTATTCAAGGTGCCTCGCTGCGCATGTTTAAAGTCCTGCCTTATTTAAATAAAACATTAAAACATCTTCTAAAGAAGCATCGATTACATCAAGCAACAGACTTTATTCATTTTATTGATGGGTTACTAATTGATAGTATGCAAACAACTAGTAAGCATTGTTCCGCATTGATCGGGTCAGTAGCATTGGATATATATCATCGTGGCGCTTATTATGTAGAAGGTGGACTTTATAAAGTCGCTGAAGCACTAGCCTCTTATTGTAATGAAAACGGTGGAGAAGCTCGATTAAACCGGAAAGTTGTAACGATCGAAAAGCATGGAAGTGAGTGGAAAGTAATTGATCGTCGCGGAGATGAACGAATCTGCAAGCATCTTGTATTGAATGTCCCACTCTCGTCTTTACCGTCTCTACTTGGGGACTCATATTCTAATTTATCATCAAAATTAAAGATAAAAGCACGTATTGATACATGGGCAGCTTTTTCGGTGTACGGGGTATTAAAAGAAGAACATATCGATCCGAGTGCTCCATTATTTCAACAAGTGATTCAATCTACTCATACACTCTCGGAAGCTGATCACCTTTTTATATCGTTGTCAAAGCGAAACGATCGATTTCGTGCACCTGCTGGGTATCGTACGTTTACAGCCTCCACTCATACCGAAGCGAGAAACTGGCAAGTTGAAGGAGCCTACGATACACTAAAAGAAAAACTATCGAAAAAAATGGAGACCGGATTGCAACTAGCCTTTCCAAACTATCAAGATGCATTGCACTCATCAATGCTTGGAGCACCTTTTGCTTGGGAGCGTTTTACAAGTCGGGCGGGTGGTATGGTTGGCGGCTTTCCGCAAACTTTAGATCATAGTTTATTTAATAGTCTTTCTCACCGTACACCTTTAACTAATCTATGGTTGACAGGAGATCATGTCTTTCCAGGAGCAAGCACACTTGGGGTTTCGGTTAGTGGATACCATGTTTTTCGCTCGATCACAAAGCACGCTATTCCGATCGATTAAAGGGGGACCGACTTTGGATCTCACTCACATCTGGACATTATTTATCCGTTTGATCGAATCCGACAAAAGGATTGAACAACTTTCAAGACGTACTTATAGTGGGTTTCCCTTTCTATACATTCAAACAAAGTATTCTAAGGATGAAATGGAA
Above is a genomic segment from Bacillus sp. FJAT-45037 containing:
- a CDS encoding FAD-dependent oxidoreductase, with the protein product MNEDVIVVGGGFGGLTTAALLTKAGYHVTVLEASKEWGGCAGKFQHNGFTFPVGATLGMGFEKEGIHARILNHLGLSIHTTLLEHVMTINKPHQSAIHIYRDRQMYLQELKRAFPIHASSIESFYTEVWGIAQVVQSFMKSLPAVPLTHLADSKPLIQGASLRMFKVLPYLNKTLKHLLKKHRLHQATDFIHFIDGLLIDSMQTTSKHCSALIGSVALDIYHRGAYYVEGGLYKVAEALASYCNENGGEARLNRKVVTIEKHGSEWKVIDRRGDERICKHLVLNVPLSSLPSLLGDSYSNLSSKLKIKARIDTWAAFSVYGVLKEEHIDPSAPLFQQVIQSTHTLSEADHLFISLSKRNDRFRAPAGYRTFTASTHTEARNWQVEGAYDTLKEKLSKKMETGLQLAFPNYQDALHSSMLGAPFAWERFTSRAGGMVGGFPQTLDHSLFNSLSHRTPLTNLWLTGDHVFPGASTLGVSVSGYHVFRSITKHAIPID